The following are from one region of the Candidatus Neomarinimicrobiota bacterium genome:
- a CDS encoding divergent polysaccharide deacetylase family protein, translated as MRYQYYKERIKASPNSGNILKIFLMALILIVVVVWVIMWNQANTYEPELMSEQGFYEGYFTLNTRMDQTLTRRFPSLEFVEGRLSDDGLGTRVFKITDQKKIRSSDIEKLLESTLGGFGFQVEQTANADYWEFQVGSDSTVWSVYRFEYPEEKAAPTSILPADIAKVTKRPRLAVIIDDFGYSMNETITGFISLKEPFTAAVIPGRPYSTQVDERLNSRSIQTLIHMPMVTVTNSTSEPDYALSEDLSDGEIVRRLKKARKDVPRAIGMNNHQGSGGTQSRKVMTGVTDFLNEQKMFFIDSRTIAASVGETVARERYVPTNSRDVFLDEVDDQEAIAGELFRLARIAKEQGEAIGIGHCRPNTLKTLKKYLPALAEAGFDLVPVSKLAK; from the coding sequence ATGAGATATCAATATTATAAAGAGCGTATAAAAGCCAGTCCCAATAGCGGTAATATTCTTAAAATCTTCCTTATGGCCCTGATCCTGATTGTAGTAGTAGTCTGGGTCATCATGTGGAACCAGGCCAACACTTATGAACCTGAACTTATGTCTGAGCAGGGTTTTTATGAAGGTTATTTCACCCTCAATACGAGAATGGATCAGACCCTGACCCGTCGTTTCCCAAGCCTGGAGTTTGTTGAGGGTCGATTGAGTGATGATGGTCTTGGTACTCGTGTATTTAAAATTACGGATCAGAAAAAAATTCGATCCTCAGATATTGAAAAATTGCTGGAAAGCACATTAGGTGGTTTCGGTTTCCAGGTTGAACAGACTGCAAATGCTGATTATTGGGAATTTCAGGTTGGTAGCGATTCAACCGTGTGGTCGGTATACAGATTTGAGTATCCTGAGGAAAAGGCTGCTCCCACATCAATATTACCAGCGGATATTGCAAAGGTCACAAAAAGACCCCGGTTGGCAGTCATTATTGATGATTTTGGTTATTCCATGAATGAAACCATTACCGGTTTTATCTCACTCAAGGAACCCTTTACAGCAGCTGTCATTCCAGGGCGACCCTATTCTACCCAGGTTGATGAGCGTTTAAACAGCAGATCCATACAGACCTTGATTCATATGCCCATGGTGACAGTGACCAACTCAACCAGTGAACCAGATTATGCTTTGTCTGAAGATCTTAGTGATGGTGAAATCGTCAGGCGTTTGAAAAAAGCTCGCAAAGATGTTCCCAGGGCCATCGGGATGAATAACCATCAGGGAAGTGGTGGCACCCAGAGCCGCAAAGTGATGACTGGTGTGACAGATTTTCTAAATGAGCAGAAAATGTTTTTCATCGATAGCAGGACCATTGCGGCTTCAGTCGGAGAAACTGTTGCCAGAGAACGTTATGTACCGACCAACAGCAGGGACGTTTTCCTGGACGAGGTTGATGACCAGGAAGCCATTGCAGGTGAACTCTTTCGTCTCGCTCGTATCGCCAAGGAACAAGGGGAGGCCATAGGAATTGGCCACTGTAGACCGAATACATTAAAGACATTAAAAAAATATTTACCTGCACTGGCTGAGGCAGGATTTGATCTGGTTCCAGTTTCAAAACTGGCGAAATGA
- a CDS encoding GNAT family N-acetyltransferase, translating to MRTETKIELRELSKSNYRDILKLKVAHNQTGFVATNAISLAQALFHPQAWYRGIYNDDTPVGFVMLDLDMDKPEYYLWRFMIDEKFQGQGYGLKALELVIEQVKNLPDSTEFLLSYVPEQGNPKRFYEKLGFIDTGIMEEGEVIMKLEF from the coding sequence ATGAGGACTGAAACAAAAATCGAGTTACGTGAACTGAGTAAGTCCAATTATAGGGACATTCTTAAACTAAAGGTGGCTCACAACCAAACCGGTTTTGTAGCCACAAATGCAATTTCACTGGCCCAGGCACTGTTTCATCCTCAGGCCTGGTATCGGGGAATTTATAATGATGATACTCCAGTAGGTTTTGTCATGCTTGATCTTGATATGGACAAACCGGAATACTATCTGTGGCGTTTTATGATAGACGAGAAATTTCAGGGACAGGGGTATGGCTTGAAGGCTTTGGAGTTGGTGATTGAACAGGTTAAAAACCTCCCTGACAGCACTGAATTTCTCCTCAGCTATGTTCCAGAACAAGGCAATCCAAAAAGATTTTATGAGAAGCTTGGATTTATAGATACTGGTATCATGGAAGAGGGGGAAGTCATCATGAAGCTGGAATTTTAA
- the udk gene encoding uridine kinase — protein sequence MKSIIIGIAGGTGSGKTTIAKNIVQEYEPGEVLCLDLDSYYRDLSDLSVEERAEINFDHPSSLEIDLLVQHVEELCQGKTVQIPIYNFTTHNRAKETRTVKPHKVIIIEGIMALYFAELTAKMDLKLYVDTPSDIRFIRRLKRDIMKRGRSVDSVIEQYKSTVRPMHSQFVEPNKFLADVIIPEGGMNHVAVDLIRAKIDSVLMEKYED from the coding sequence ATGAAATCAATAATAATTGGAATCGCAGGTGGTACTGGTTCAGGGAAAACCACCATCGCTAAAAATATTGTCCAGGAATACGAGCCAGGTGAGGTGTTATGTCTGGATCTGGATTCATACTACCGGGATTTGTCTGACCTGAGCGTTGAAGAACGGGCTGAAATCAATTTTGATCACCCCTCCTCTCTGGAGATTGACCTGCTTGTTCAACATGTGGAGGAACTGTGTCAGGGGAAAACGGTCCAAATTCCCATTTACAATTTTACTACGCACAATAGAGCCAAAGAGACACGCACAGTAAAACCCCATAAGGTCATCATTATTGAAGGAATAATGGCACTCTACTTTGCTGAGCTAACTGCAAAGATGGATTTGAAACTTTATGTGGATACGCCTTCTGACATTCGCTTTATTCGTCGGCTGAAGCGCGACATTATGAAACGTGGAAGATCCGTAGATTCTGTAATTGAGCAGTATAAATCAACGGTAAGACCCATGCACTCCCAATTCGTTGAACCCAACAAGTTCCTTGCTGATGTGATCATTCCTGAAGGCGGGATGAACCACGTAGCAGTAGATCTCATACGTGCAAAGATCGACTCTGTGCTAATGGAAAAATATGAGGACTGA
- a CDS encoding DUF819 family protein, which produces MIPIPVLIAFYFLMPALILWLCYKSTLMDKIGSVILAYVFGILLGNSGLLPEGAAGVQDELSGITVALALPLLLFSMDVPSWVHSAGKAILSMLGATVLVVFVAGLGSWMVQGNIENAWQFGGMAIGLYTGGTPNLAAIKTALNVDSTQYIMMHTYDAVNGIIYLIFVMSFGQKVFNKVLPKYRSVIIKSNNLESSENIHSYEGIFKSRILLGLLAGLGISIVILGVSFGLSQLIPEEYSTAAIMLLITTFGIGSSFIPKIRMIPMTFQFGMYIILVFSLIVGSMANLEQLVNINWSMMFFVNFIVFGTMLLHAVFCKLFNIDTDTFLITSVSAVCSPPFVPVVAKALNNKEIILSGLTTGIIGYAIGNYLGVAFAYIFRAVLF; this is translated from the coding sequence ATGATACCAATTCCAGTCCTCATTGCGTTCTACTTCCTTATGCCAGCACTGATATTGTGGTTGTGTTATAAATCAACCCTTATGGACAAAATTGGATCGGTGATACTGGCTTATGTATTTGGCATTCTACTGGGGAATAGTGGTCTCTTACCTGAGGGGGCGGCTGGTGTGCAGGATGAGTTAAGTGGAATTACCGTGGCTCTGGCCTTACCCCTGCTCCTGTTTTCCATGGATGTTCCTTCCTGGGTGCATTCTGCAGGGAAGGCCATTCTATCCATGCTTGGTGCCACGGTCCTGGTTGTTTTTGTGGCGGGTCTGGGTAGTTGGATGGTTCAAGGCAATATTGAAAACGCCTGGCAGTTTGGCGGCATGGCCATTGGGCTTTATACCGGAGGTACGCCCAATCTGGCTGCGATCAAAACCGCCTTGAATGTGGATTCAACCCAGTACATCATGATGCATACCTATGATGCAGTCAATGGAATTATATATCTCATTTTTGTCATGAGTTTTGGGCAGAAGGTTTTTAATAAGGTGCTGCCTAAATACAGATCTGTGATTATAAAAAGTAACAATCTTGAAAGCAGCGAGAACATCCATTCATACGAAGGTATATTCAAATCACGAATCCTTTTGGGCCTCCTGGCTGGTCTGGGTATTTCAATCGTCATCCTGGGTGTGAGCTTTGGATTGTCCCAACTGATTCCCGAAGAATATTCAACTGCTGCCATTATGCTGCTGATTACCACATTTGGTATTGGCTCTTCATTTATTCCAAAGATCAGAATGATTCCCATGACCTTTCAATTCGGGATGTATATCATTCTGGTCTTCAGTCTCATTGTAGGATCCATGGCCAACCTGGAACAACTGGTAAATATTAATTGGTCCATGATGTTTTTCGTCAATTTCATTGTGTTCGGTACCATGCTGCTCCATGCTGTTTTCTGTAAACTCTTCAATATTGATACGGATACTTTCCTGATCACGTCGGTTTCAGCAGTTTGTTCACCACCCTTTGTCCCTGTTGTGGCAAAAGCGCTGAACAACAAAGAGATTATTTTGTCTGGTTTGACAACAGGAATTATAGGATACGCCATAGGGAATTATCTGGGTGTTGCATTCGCCTATATTTTCCGGGCAGTACTCTTTTAA
- a CDS encoding DUF4180 domain-containing protein — protein sequence MDSALISLRGVNYIDLTETDSRINGEGDLNNLLSLCYYHNSNLLLLSDKNLSSDFFNLRSGLAGAAMQKFANYQAKVAILLPPNAEQSQRFKELMFEMSRSNHFRFYDNREAAEVWLTT from the coding sequence ATGGATAGTGCCTTAATATCCTTGAGAGGTGTGAATTACATTGATCTCACAGAAACCGATTCGCGTATCAATGGCGAGGGGGATTTGAATAATCTCCTGAGTTTGTGCTATTACCACAATTCAAATCTGCTGCTGTTGAGTGACAAAAATTTATCATCCGATTTTTTTAATTTAAGAAGTGGCCTGGCTGGCGCTGCCATGCAAAAATTTGCCAATTATCAGGCGAAGGTGGCCATCCTTCTGCCTCCAAACGCCGAGCAATCCCAGAGATTTAAAGAACTGATGTTTGAAATGAGCAGATCAAATCATTTTAGATTTTATGATAACAGAGAAGCTGCTGAAGTCTGGCTCACCACTTAA
- a CDS encoding arylamine N-acetyltransferase, protein MTLIDPASFEKETVAFLERFDFGGEKPSLEHIAEVSRFFSRLPYENISKILKRDQALGTNRLRLPDEVTHDHMAWHLGGTCFSLTYFLCGIYSILGYKVQPLICHLNWGENTHSAVAIQFAGSRYLVDPGYMIFRPLQLRKSNIEARLSAETGLSLRFDGDLDEYAVYTYRKGQFVRRYRFMDKPVSWEQFATFWEDSFQMPGMDDLTLTRVEGNEMIFVQGDFIKITSPESIEKIREVNLAEKVIKERFRIPLEKLEEARYVLKQRQK, encoded by the coding sequence ATGACCCTCATTGATCCTGCATCATTTGAAAAAGAAACCGTCGCCTTTCTTGAGCGATTTGATTTTGGTGGGGAAAAACCCTCCCTTGAGCATATCGCCGAAGTCTCGAGGTTTTTCAGCAGGCTGCCCTATGAGAATATCAGCAAGATATTAAAGCGAGACCAGGCACTTGGAACAAACCGACTGAGGTTGCCTGATGAGGTTACCCATGATCATATGGCCTGGCATCTGGGAGGGACCTGCTTCTCTCTGACTTATTTCCTGTGCGGGATATACAGCATACTTGGTTATAAGGTCCAACCCTTAATCTGTCATTTGAATTGGGGAGAAAACACACATTCAGCAGTAGCCATTCAATTTGCAGGATCAAGGTATCTTGTGGATCCTGGGTATATGATTTTCAGACCGCTTCAGTTAAGAAAGTCAAATATTGAAGCTCGACTCTCTGCTGAAACCGGACTATCACTGCGTTTTGATGGAGATTTGGATGAGTATGCTGTTTATACCTATCGCAAGGGACAGTTTGTGAGACGTTATCGATTTATGGACAAGCCAGTCTCTTGGGAACAGTTTGCTACATTCTGGGAGGATTCCTTTCAGATGCCTGGTATGGATGATCTCACCCTCACCCGTGTGGAAGGTAATGAGATGATTTTTGTCCAGGGAGATTTTATAAAGATAACGTCGCCAGAGTCCATTGAAAAAATTCGTGAGGTTAATCTTGCTGAGAAAGTGATTAAAGAACGATTCAGGATTCCCCTTGAGAAGCTTGAAGAAGCCAGATATGTATTGAAGCAAAGGCAGAAATGA